One Mailhella massiliensis DNA segment encodes these proteins:
- a CDS encoding ABC transporter ATP-binding protein: MHVGNIKEYSESREVKVSVKNLTKCYGDLLVLNDINFNIYKGEMLCIVGPTGCGKTTFLNCLSRFIPITEGSILVDGVPADPRTHNIAFVFQEVSAIPWLTVEDNIRFGLRIKRLPEDEIEKRVERMLDIVGLRKYRTYYPQQLSASMEQRVVIARNFAINPDLLLMDEPYGQLDVKLRYYLEDELMRIWKELGSTVAFITHNIEEAVYLAERILILSPKPCTIREEVIVDLPRPRRYDDPEFVKIRDYVTERIKWW, translated from the coding sequence ATGCACGTCGGTAACATAAAAGAATACTCAGAATCCAGGGAAGTCAAGGTATCGGTAAAGAACCTTACCAAATGCTATGGCGATCTGCTGGTGCTCAACGACATCAATTTCAACATCTACAAGGGAGAGATGCTGTGCATTGTCGGCCCTACCGGCTGCGGTAAGACGACGTTTCTCAACTGCCTTTCCCGCTTCATCCCCATCACGGAAGGTTCCATTCTCGTGGACGGCGTGCCCGCCGACCCCAGAACGCATAACATTGCCTTCGTCTTCCAGGAAGTTTCGGCCATTCCCTGGCTGACCGTCGAGGACAACATCCGTTTCGGGCTCCGCATCAAGCGTCTCCCGGAAGATGAAATCGAAAAGCGAGTGGAACGGATGCTGGATATCGTGGGCCTTCGGAAATACAGAACGTATTATCCGCAGCAGCTTTCGGCCAGTATGGAACAGCGAGTGGTCATTGCCCGTAATTTCGCCATCAATCCTGACCTTCTTCTCATGGACGAACCGTATGGTCAGCTTGATGTCAAGTTGCGCTACTATCTTGAAGATGAGCTTATGCGAATCTGGAAAGAGCTTGGAAGCACGGTAGCGTTCATTACTCATAATATCGAGGAGGCTGTGTACCTGGCAGAACGTATTCTTATTCTTTCTCCAAAGCCCTGTACCATAAGAGAAGAAGTCATTGTGGATCTGCCGAGGCCGCGGCGTTATGACGACCCCGAATTCGTCAAGATTCGTGATTATGTGACGGAACGTATCAAATGGTGGTAA
- a CDS encoding ABC transporter ATP-binding protein produces the protein MANENQTHDGRQARVKIECDNISKAFHVPGQNQLLHVLDRVSLKVYENEFLVILGPGQSGKTVLLNCIAGLIEPNAGETRIDGKPITGPGPDRGMVFQRYALFPWKTVEHNVAFGLAVRGVPLKERLSKAHYYIKMVGLEGFEKAYPAQLSGGMKQRVSIARAYANDPDILLMDEPFGALDAQTRYAMEQELRAIWEKERRTVLFVTNNIEEAIYLGDRVVVMSALPGRVKTEYPIDIPAPRNYTDPAFLALRKKVSDDTELVL, from the coding sequence ATGGCAAATGAAAATCAGACCCACGACGGCAGACAGGCCCGGGTAAAGATCGAATGCGACAACATCTCCAAGGCCTTTCATGTTCCCGGGCAGAATCAGCTGCTGCATGTGCTGGATAGGGTTTCCCTGAAGGTGTACGAGAATGAGTTTCTGGTCATTCTCGGCCCCGGCCAGAGCGGCAAGACCGTACTGCTCAACTGCATAGCCGGCCTCATTGAACCGAACGCCGGGGAAACCCGCATCGACGGCAAGCCCATCACCGGCCCCGGCCCGGATCGCGGCATGGTGTTCCAGCGCTACGCCCTGTTCCCCTGGAAGACTGTGGAACACAACGTGGCCTTCGGGCTGGCCGTGCGCGGCGTTCCGCTCAAGGAACGCCTGAGCAAGGCCCACTACTACATCAAGATGGTGGGGCTGGAAGGCTTTGAAAAGGCGTACCCCGCACAGCTTTCCGGCGGCATGAAGCAGCGCGTGAGCATCGCGCGCGCCTATGCCAACGACCCTGATATCCTGCTCATGGACGAGCCCTTCGGCGCTCTGGACGCGCAGACCCGTTACGCCATGGAACAGGAACTCAGAGCCATCTGGGAAAAGGAACGCCGCACGGTTCTGTTTGTGACCAACAACATCGAGGAAGCCATTTATCTTGGCGACCGCGTAGTCGTCATGTCGGCTTTGCCCGGCAGAGTGAAAACGGAGTATCCCATAGATATTCCCGCACCGCGCAACTATACGGATCCGGCCTTCCTTGCTCTGCGTAAAAAGGTGTCTGACGATACTGAGCTGGTTCTGTAA
- a CDS encoding UxaA family hydrolase, which produces MDLKNTKVMAYRRENGRVGVRSHVIILPLDDLSNAACLAVEAAVKGTMALPHHYGRLQFGADLELHFRTLIGLGCNPNVAGVIVIGIEPEWTKVITDGIAKTGKPVYGFAIEQHGDHNTICEASRKARELVQYATEQQRVECSIDELWVSCKCGESDTTSGIAANPTVGNAFDKLYENGNTLFFGETSEITGGEHLVAQRCRTPEIAKQFMDMWTEYNDFIIANKTNDLSDSQPTKGNILGGLTTIEEKALGNIQKIGKKCMVDGCLDYAEAPTHPGLWFMNSSSAAAEMVTLVAAAGAVVHFFPTGQGNVIGNPIVPVIKISANPRTVRTMSEHIDVNVNPIMRREMNLDQAGDLLLEMMVRTANGRFTCAEALGHRELVMTKLYRSA; this is translated from the coding sequence ATGGATCTCAAGAATACGAAAGTTATGGCGTATCGCCGTGAAAACGGCCGAGTCGGTGTCCGCAGCCATGTCATCATCCTGCCCCTCGATGATCTTTCCAATGCCGCCTGTCTGGCGGTGGAAGCTGCGGTCAAGGGAACCATGGCACTGCCTCATCATTACGGACGTCTCCAGTTCGGCGCCGACCTTGAACTGCATTTCCGCACCCTCATAGGTCTTGGCTGCAACCCCAACGTTGCCGGCGTCATCGTCATCGGTATCGAACCTGAATGGACCAAGGTCATTACCGACGGCATCGCCAAGACGGGCAAGCCGGTGTATGGTTTCGCCATCGAACAGCATGGCGACCACAACACCATCTGCGAAGCCTCCCGCAAGGCCCGGGAACTGGTGCAGTACGCCACGGAACAGCAGAGAGTGGAATGCTCCATCGATGAACTGTGGGTTTCCTGCAAGTGCGGCGAATCCGACACCACCTCCGGCATCGCGGCCAACCCCACCGTGGGCAACGCCTTCGACAAGCTGTATGAAAACGGCAACACGCTGTTCTTCGGTGAAACCTCCGAAATCACCGGCGGTGAACACCTCGTCGCCCAGCGCTGCCGCACTCCCGAGATCGCCAAGCAGTTCATGGACATGTGGACGGAATACAATGATTTCATCATTGCCAACAAGACCAACGACCTGTCCGATTCCCAGCCCACCAAGGGCAATATCCTCGGCGGCCTGACCACCATCGAGGAAAAGGCTCTGGGCAATATCCAGAAGATCGGCAAGAAGTGCATGGTTGACGGCTGCCTTGATTATGCCGAGGCTCCGACGCATCCCGGTCTGTGGTTCATGAACTCCTCTTCCGCCGCCGCCGAAATGGTCACGCTGGTCGCCGCCGCCGGTGCCGTCGTTCACTTCTTCCCCACGGGGCAGGGCAACGTCATCGGCAACCCCATCGTGCCCGTGATCAAGATTTCCGCCAACCCGCGTACTGTGCGCACCATGAGTGAACACATCGACGTGAACGTGAATCCGATCATGAGAAGGGAAATGAACCTCGACCAGGCCGGCGATCTGCTGCTGGAAATGATGGTGCGTACCGCCAACGGTCGCTTCACCTGCGCGGAAGCCCTCGGCCATCGTGAACTTGTCATGACCAAGCTGTATCGCAGCGCATAG
- a CDS encoding UxaA family hydrolase translates to MSVQFLVHQDGDSVGVITVEGVKAGQELEGWVMKEDYLIKFVVLDDIPIGHKVALKDLNVGDTVIKYGVDIGKVVAPIKKGEHLHVHNVKTKRW, encoded by the coding sequence ATGTCCGTACAGTTTTTGGTCCATCAGGATGGCGACAGTGTTGGCGTCATCACGGTAGAGGGGGTCAAGGCCGGTCAGGAACTGGAAGGCTGGGTCATGAAGGAAGACTACCTTATCAAATTCGTCGTACTCGACGACATTCCCATCGGACATAAGGTGGCCCTCAAAGACCTGAACGTGGGTGATACTGTTATCAAATATGGCGTGGATATCGGCAAGGTCGTCGCTCCCATCAAGAAGGGCGAACATCTGCATGTCCACAACGTCAAGACCAAAAGGTGGTAA